The nucleotide sequence GCGCCCTCGTGCCGGACTACCAGCTGTCGCTCGCCATCGGCAAGGAGGGTCAGAACGCGCGTCTGGCCGCCAAGCTCACGGGGGCGAAGATCGACATCCAGCCGGACAGCGTCCTCGACTGATCCCTGTCCGTCCTCGCCGCCACGCCCGGCGGCGGCGAGGACGGATGGAACGCAGGTGTAAGATGGAACCCGTACGAACGTGCGTCGGTTGCCGCACGCGTGCTCCCCGCTCCACTCTGCTCAGGGTGGTGGCCCAGAACGACACCCTTATCCCCGATGAGCGTGCTGTCCTGCCGGGGCGCGGCGCGTGGGTGCATCCGACACCCGAGTGCATGGAGGCCGCTCTGCGGCGTCGAGCTTTCGGAAGAGCACTGCGTGTGACCACTCAGCTGGACACACGGATCTTCGAACAGCACCCACCAAGAAACAAAGGCTGAACAGCTATGGAAACAAAGTGAACGGCTCGAAATGAGACCCGTCCGCGACTAGTGGTCTGCCCTGTCTGGGCAGACCGACCCAGACAGGAGAATTGTGGCTGGTAAACCACGCGTACATGAGATCGCCGCCGAACTCGGCGTCGACAGCAAGGTCGCTCTTGCAAAGCTCAAGGAGCTCGGCGAGTTCGTGAAGAGCCCGTCGTCGACGGTCGAGCCTCCGGTGGCGCGCAAGCTGCGCGCTGCGATCGAGGCCGACCCGTCCCTCAAGGCGGGATCCGAGCCCGCTGCGGCGAAGCCCGCGGCCAAGCCCGCACCGAAGTCCTCCGGGCCGACCCCCGGCCCGAAGCCCGGTCCCAAGCCGGGCCCCGCGGCTCCGGCCGCCCCGGCACCGGCGCCCGCCCTCGCGGCGGAGAAGGCTCCGGCACCGTCGGCGCCCGCCAAGCCGGCGGCCCCGGCCCCGGCCCCGGCCGCGCCGTCCTCCGGTGACGGCAACGCGCCGAAGCCCGGCGCGCCGCGTCCCGGCAACAACCCGTTCTCGTCCGCACAGGGGATGGGCCAGCGTCCCGCCGGTCCCCGCCCCGGCAACAACCCCTTCGCCTCGGCGCAGGGGATGGGCCAGCGGCCGACCCCCGGCAACATTCCGCGTCCGCAGGCGCCGCGTCCCGGCGCCCCGCGTCCCGGCGCCCCGCGTCCCGGTTCGCCGCGTCCCGGCGCCCCCCGTGGCGGTCAGGGCGGTCGTCCCGGTGCTCCGTTCCAGCAGCGCACGGGCGGCCCCGGTCGTCCCGGCGGCGGTGGCGGTCCCGGTGCGGGTCCCCGTCCCGGCGGCGGTTTCGCCGGTCGTCCTGGTGGCGGCGGTGGCCGCGGCCGTGGTCCCGGCGGTGGCACCGCCGGTGCCTTCGGCAAGGGCGGCGGCAAGAGCAAGCAGCGCAAGTCGCGGCGGGCGAAGCGGCAAGAGTTCGAGATGCGGAGTGCCCCGGTCGTCGGTGGCGTCAACGTCACCCGCGGCAACGGGGAGACCATCCGCATGCGTCGCGGTGCCTCCATCGCGGACTTCGCCGACAAGATCGAGGCCCTGACCGGCTACACCGTGCAGCCGGGCACCCTCGTCACGATCCTCTTCAACCTCGGCGAGATGGCCACGGCCACCGAGTCGCTGGATGAGGCCACGTTCGAGGTCCTCGGTGAGGAGCTGGGCTACAAGGTCCAGATGGTCTCGCCCGAGGACGAGGACAAGGAGCTCCTCGAGGGCTTCGGTCTCGACCTCGAGAAGGAGCTGGAGGAGGAGAGCGAGGACGACCTCGAGATCCGTCCCCCGGTCGTCACCGTCATGGGTCACGTCGACCACGGTAAGACGCGCCTCCTCGACGCGATCCGTCAGACCAACGTCATCGAGGGTGAGGCCGGCGGCATCACCCAGCACATCGGTGCCTACCAGGTCTGGACCGAGCACGAGGGCATCGAGCGGGCCATCACGTTCATCGACACCCCCGGTCACGAGGCGTTCACCGCCATGCGTGCCCGTGGTGCGCAGGTCACCGACCTCGCGATCCTCGTGGTCGCGGCCGACGACGGCATCATGCCGCAGACGGTGGAGGCGCTGAACCACGCCCAGGCGGCGAACGTGCCGATCGTGGTCGCGGTGAACAAGGTCGACAAGCCCGAGGCCAACCCGGCCAAGGTGCGTCAGCAGCTCACCGAGTACGGTCTGGTGGCCGAGGAGTACGGCGGCGACGTGATGTTCGTCGACGTGTCCGCGCGGGCGAACACCGGCATCCAGGAGCTCCTGGACGCCGTGCTGCTCACGGCGGACGCCGGTCTCGACCTCACCGCCAACCCGAACAAGGCCGCGCGCGGTGTCGCCATCGAGGCGAAGCTCGACAAGGGTCGCGGTTCGGTCGCGACGGTGCTGATCCAGTCCGGAACCCTCCGGGTCGGCGACGCGATCGTCGCCGGTACGGCGTACGGCCGCGT is from Microbacterium sp. BLY and encodes:
- a CDS encoding YlxR family protein yields the protein MEPVRTCVGCRTRAPRSTLLRVVAQNDTLIPDERAVLPGRGAWVHPTPECMEAALRRRAFGRALRVTTQLDTRIFEQHPPRNKG
- the infB gene encoding translation initiation factor IF-2, with amino-acid sequence MAGKPRVHEIAAELGVDSKVALAKLKELGEFVKSPSSTVEPPVARKLRAAIEADPSLKAGSEPAAAKPAAKPAPKSSGPTPGPKPGPKPGPAAPAAPAPAPALAAEKAPAPSAPAKPAAPAPAPAAPSSGDGNAPKPGAPRPGNNPFSSAQGMGQRPAGPRPGNNPFASAQGMGQRPTPGNIPRPQAPRPGAPRPGAPRPGSPRPGAPRGGQGGRPGAPFQQRTGGPGRPGGGGGPGAGPRPGGGFAGRPGGGGGRGRGPGGGTAGAFGKGGGKSKQRKSRRAKRQEFEMRSAPVVGGVNVTRGNGETIRMRRGASIADFADKIEALTGYTVQPGTLVTILFNLGEMATATESLDEATFEVLGEELGYKVQMVSPEDEDKELLEGFGLDLEKELEEESEDDLEIRPPVVTVMGHVDHGKTRLLDAIRQTNVIEGEAGGITQHIGAYQVWTEHEGIERAITFIDTPGHEAFTAMRARGAQVTDLAILVVAADDGIMPQTVEALNHAQAANVPIVVAVNKVDKPEANPAKVRQQLTEYGLVAEEYGGDVMFVDVSARANTGIQELLDAVLLTADAGLDLTANPNKAARGVAIEAKLDKGRGSVATVLIQSGTLRVGDAIVAGTAYGRVRAMIDENGEIVEAAAPSRPVQVQGLNSVPRAGDVFIVTEEDRMARQIAEKREAVERNAQLAKARKRISLEDFTRALEEGKVESLNLIIKGDVSGAVEALEESLLKIEVDDSVQLRIIHRGVGAITESDVNLATIDNAIIVGFNVRPDTKARERAQREGVDIRFYSVIYNAIDEIESSLKGMLKPEYEEVQSGVAEIREVFRSSKFGNIAGVIVRSGTITRNAKARVIRDGVVIADGLAIESLRRFKDDVTEVRTDYEAGIGLGKYNDIQIGDEIETTEMVEKPRG